The Polyangium aurulentum genomic interval CCGACGAGGACGTCGTCATCCAGTCGCTGCGCGACGCGCACGCCGACGCGATGGCGGGGCGGCTGCCGGAGTTCCCGTCGATCGAGTGGTACTTCCACACGCCGCTCGACGGCTCGCTGCGCGACACCGAGGGCCGGCACAACGCGGCGCTCTTCATCGAGTGGGTCCCCTACACGCTCGCCGACGGCCGCTCGTGGGACGAGGCGGAGGCGGGCTACGTGAAGCACCTGCTCTCGATCTGCGACCGCTTCGCGCCGGGCACGAGCGATCTCGTGGAGGAGACGTTCACGCTCACGCCGCCCGGGATCGAGCGCTACTTCGGGATCACGCGCGGGCACATCCACCACGTCGACAACAGCTTCGGCTTCGCCGACCGCGTCCCCTACCGCTTCGGCGTCGCGGGCGTGTACTCGTGCAGCGCGGGCACGCACCCGGCCGGATCGGTGATCGGCGCCGCGGGCCACAACGCGGCCGAGGCTGTCTTGAAAGACCTCGGTTAGCGTTCGTCGGAACGCGAGATGCAAGGGGGGACCGGGATGCTCGTCGCCGGGGCCATGACCGCCAGCGTCGGGCTCATCGAGCTCCTGCGCGCGCTCCTGCTGGTGCGTGCAGGGCGCACGGCCCGGGCCACCGTGATCTCGGTGAAGCCCCAGGGCGAGAGCGACACGCCCGTGCCGACGTTGCGCTTTCGCACCGAGGACGGGCAGAATTTCGAGTTCCAGGAAAAGATGGCGGGCGCGAGCGACGCGCAGCGGATCGGGGCCGAGGTGGTCGTGATCTACGACCCGAAGAACCCGCTCGTCGCGCGTCGCCGAGCCTTCGCGCAGATCTGGGGGCCGGGGCTGTTCTGGCTCGGGATGGGCGCGCTCCTGCTCGTCGCCGCCCTCGTGGCGCATCTGGTCGCGTGACGGCGCGGCCTGGGAAAAACCAAATCGCCCCCCGGGCCGCCGCGAAGAGGGCTACCATCTCGCTCGGACCGTGAGCTCATCGCGCGAGGAAGAAGCCCTCGATCCCAACGCCGCCGACGACCCGAGCGCGCTGCTCGAGGGCACGCCGTACCGCTTCCTCGCCCCGCTCGGGCGAGGCGCGATGGGCGAGGTCGTCGAGGCCGAGCACGTGGCGCTCGGCAAGCGCGTGGTGGTGAAGCTCTTGCACAAGCACCACGCGGCGCGGCAGGACTTCGCCGACCGCATGCG includes:
- a CDS encoding DUF3592 domain-containing protein — its product is MTASVGLIELLRALLLVRAGRTARATVISVKPQGESDTPVPTLRFRTEDGQNFEFQEKMAGASDAQRIGAEVVVIYDPKNPLVARRRAFAQIWGPGLFWLGMGALLLVAALVAHLVA